ACCAGCAGGCCACCAGCCAATGCAACGCGCTCGAATCAGAGTAGTGTGATTCTTCTGCACGGTGTGCTTCTGTGCTCGAGGAGTAAGAGCTCTCCTTGTTTTAAGCACCAGGCAATGGTCAAGTTTGTTggaatgaggaggaggaggcacatGACCAGCCACCCCAAATATAATCGAACGAGAGCTAGCTAGAAAACAACACCGGCTACAAGTGTTGGTCTACAACGTAACTAGCAGAAATGGCACTGTGCAACCTCCGAGATAAGCTTTGCATTGCTCTGCTCCAAGGAGCACTGCATGCCACTGCGACCTCGCTGACGTATCTTGTCAACAAGCTCAATTTAATTGGTTGGGAACATGCAAAGCAGCAGCAAAAAAAGAATGATGCGCTGAACAATGCCAGCCTCAGCTGGAAATAAAATGATGCAGTGCATGGCAGCTCACTATCATCCTGTTCAGTTACTACTGTTGgataggagaggagaggagcctTTTATTTAGAAAAGGCAATTGGttttgtgtatatatatatatataactcttTACATAGAAACAGACTTATTACCTGCTGATCGAGTTCATCGTCTTCGATGGGAACGAAATTGCTGGTGCTTCATTTTCAGAGGTTCTTGTTGGCTtccaaaagagagaaagaacCAGAGGTTGGTGGACAAGGCTCGCTGTCGCTGGGGAGAGAATGAAATTCTATTCTCGAGGCGGGTCGATTGGGACACATGCTTGCATGCACAAGCACAACATACAAAGGAAGAGACTGGCCATGGGCCAACAGAACGCCCCTCTATTCTCAGCTACATGGTAGCAAGCCATGGCGTGCCAAGGTTGCAAACAATCCTTTTTTGCTTTGATTATATTTGGTCTGCATTATATCGTCTACCGATCAGATGCATATGGGGTGTGTGTGCATTATTGCTGCCCGTCTTGGATCATGTATGCATCGCTTGCTTCAAGTATTCGGCAGCTCGTTGCTAGTACTACCTCAACCGGTTGCTAGAATCATGTCGGCATCCAGCTACAGTGTTCCATAGGAAAGGGACGCTCAAACCAAATCCTCCATTCCAAAGGCTCACGTGAACATCCTTTCCTCCGTCTTCATTAGAGGAACTCTATTCCGAAGCTCGTTGCAGTTCTGTTTATCTATGCCGTAGCCGCCTGTTAACTCTGTTACACTTCATTCATCTCCATTCCAAAAGCTCACATGAACTTCCTTTCCTAAGTTTCTTTATTCCTGCAATTTTCGTTCTTGGTTCACTCTGCTTGAATGATACTCGATTCTGAAGCTCGTTGCAGTTCTATTTATCTGTAGCCGCCTGGCAGCTTAAATTCCAAAGTACGCGTCCATCTTAACTCTGTTACACTTCATTCACCTCTGCTTGTTGCTGTTGGAGTGCAGACGGACACAAGTGGAACATGAAAATGTAACTAATAAATAAAATCAACTTAACGCAAATGTAGATACAGGTCAAATACATCTGGAGACGAATCCGCTAATAGATACACCCTTTCTCAAGCTACAATGTTACATATATGGGATGCAATCATGCTTTGCATTTCGCCTAGGCGCATAGAAATTGCACCTGCTTTACAAAAAGCAAGGCTTTGCAATGCATCTATACAGGCCATCAACAGTACTTCGAAAATTGTCTTCCGATCTGTATGTGAAACATTCGATATTCCCACTCTACAGCAGTAGTTGAAACATTCAGTACTGAACTGGTGAGGCGACATGCTGGACATAAAAAATGAAAGGAACGTGAAATTATCAAAACAGTAGGCAACAAATATCAAGTCATCGTAGATAACTGAAAGAAAGTCTGCTGAAGAAACTTACATTGTGGAGTTAATGGGAACGAAGTATAAGTGGATATGTACAGCACCAGCCACTGCTCCAGCACTGCATGTGCAGTAGAACCATATGTGAGCAAAACAAGCTGGTAGCACAAGCCCATTGTTGTCTAATCATATATGCAAGATTCACAGATATCTTACCACAGAAAGCAAGGGTCCTTGCTTAAATTTATTATGGAAAGCAAAAGCAAGTGGTTTCGCTCCTTCTCCAGGTCCTCTAATGAATCCACTGGATGTGCACAAAGGAATATCATCAAAGAATGGTTAAGGAATAACATGGAAACACAAGCTAATGATTGACATGACGCAGTATAAAGAAAATTTGCTCTTACACTAGTGATACTGAGACAAGTGGAGATCTCCTCACGTCATATACTGCAACAAGACCATGGTACATTTCATTTCCATCTTTGAACGACAATGCCAAACGCTCCCCTGAAGCATCCCATGCTAATTTTTCTATGCCTCGGCTAGATGAAGCACTTAAACCATTAATATGTGAATCAAAGGCAGTAACAATGGATGAACTTCCTAAATACATGGGAAATAATACTAGTCTAGGCTATAATAATGGATGAACTTCCTGAatacaaagtatactaaatgaaaaTATGTGTAGTGCAGTGGTTTGCATGCATCTGTTAGATAACAAGTTCTTGTCTTTCCTTGTGATCCTACAAACCTATCCTATATACATTAAGACCGGATTCTGAGCTAGATGAGTGGATTCACTGCATACATGAGAAATAAATTACTAATTAATTGCAAATAAGATCAAGAGCTTATTCTAGTATCTCTGTTTGTACCTGACAATCAGGGAGGAAATTTCTGGGAGTTCAACTGGTAGGAGATGAGCATCTGAAGAAAAGAAACACAGGACAAATTGTCAGGATTCATCAGAAAAATAGTACAGCAGCATAGTTTtagcaaaataaataaataaataaattgcaGGTATATCTGTACATACCTATAGATGGTGGCTTAGATGAGAAGAGAATTGAGCCAAGTGTTGTGGAGTTAGAAAAGGATACCAATGCAACACGACCTTCTGGGTCCCAATTCGCTCCCTGTGAGGAACAAAAGTAGAAATAAGCAAACATGCGAAACAGTTGTAGAACAGATACCATCAAATGTGTAAGGGTACAGTGGACACATCATGTGTTGCTGCAAAGTAGATTGGCCATAAAGCAGGATTATGTATTGCTATAGCTTAGATACAATCAAATCAAACTAAGCTTTATGCAGTATTTACAATATTAAAATAACAAAACTAGAGTTAAATGCAGAACAAACATCTATATTTATGTGTTGCTGTGAAGTAGATTGACCATAAAGAAAGATATGTGTTGCTATAGCTTAGATACAAACAAATCAAACTAAATTTTATGCAATAGTTACAATATCCAAATATTCAAATTTCCAAATTAGTGTTAGTCACCATTAACTGCCAAACAAGCATCTAAATTTgttttcaaaagaatttatCCACCAAATAAATAAGTCTCATATCTTTTTGCCTTGAAAAATAAACTATTTTGAGTTGTTGGGACTACAAATCATTCAGAAattaataaaattgaaaaaaatacaaAGTTGTCATGTATAAACAAAATTAACTTAAAGTATTTGTATTGAGATCCAATATGTACTGAGAACATAGATGTGTTCCATATGCACCAGTTAGATGCTAAACATATCAACGTTCAAGATAACTAACATGATAACCTAACAGATTCATGAATAAAGCTATGAAGGAACTGATCCATTTCTGTCAGATCCCATATAACCTCATAGTAACAAGAAATCTATAATATGCACTAACTTGCTAACTCCTTTACTAAGGAGTATCGTGCTCCAatgtaaaaaatgttttaaaAAATGGCTATTTATGGCTGAGGATGTTACGTACAGACACATATCCGTTAGATGAAGACCAAGGTTCTGAAGTCCATGTGTTTGTCTCCCAGAAGTGAAAAGTTCCATCACTAATATAATAATGAATTTTGTAAATCTTTGGAAATATTAGTAACTAGAAATGTAAAAATGAAAATTGACCATACAATTTAGCAGCTAGAAGATAATCTCCACTAGGTGACCACCGCAGTAGTGATATATTACTTAATCCACGCCGTATAGGAGTACCCAACCCTGTGGCAAAAGAAAATGTCTCTAGATATAAGTAGAAATTTCTGCATCAAATGGGATTGGTCATCAGAATTTGGAAAAAGATAGCTGTGCCTACCTTGAGACACATCCCAAATCGTGAAAGATGGACTATTACAGGAGGCAGATGCCAAGTATGTGGAGACTTGTCAAGGAAACAATATATTCAGCTGTTGGTTCTTCCAACAAACAACTACTCCTATTGTAAACTTTTCTGTATCCACAATGGATAGTAGATTTAAGGAATTTGGCAAAAATGTAATTTTATGCAGTTAGTCCACACTGACATTGAAGTTAGTGTAGTCCTAAAACAAGATATATGAAAACAAACGATAGCCTTTGCCAGATGCTTATGAAAATTTATATGAAGGATATCTTCCATCAGGTTTCCAACAAAGCGCGGTAACTTGCTCAGCAGAAGAGTCACGAAGAACATCCACCAGTATCCACCGACCACCAGAACTTCTAGGGAAGGCACTAAAGGAATAAGGGGTGACCCCAGCTTTCATGAATGGAACATCGCCAGGATATGATGCTGACCAGAGGCATATCCCTCCCCTAAAAAGAAAATGATCACCTCAATCTAAAAGTAACATAGGCCAGCAATTATTAAGACATGACAAGAGTGAGGAGCCCGGTTGAAGAGCTATAGGATCAGGCAGTAGTAATACACACTTGCAGGCGACTG
The nucleotide sequence above comes from Panicum virgatum strain AP13 chromosome 3K, P.virgatum_v5, whole genome shotgun sequence. Encoded proteins:
- the LOC120696620 gene encoding aladin-like isoform X1; the encoded protein is MPIFPPPGAVTVCEINRDLVVAEALSDDRAKDAYGDVLGMVFSPMPFQPYTLPPIRDPPAAEQPESTENVPTASVTSTISEFFKRMIFPPLNPNQLQEFDIQKISWNPHKHCLAFVSGKNQVIVHDFEDSDAKEPFILTSDQQTNVKAVEWRPNSGKMIAVACKGGICLWSASYPGDVPFMKAGVTPYSFSAFPRSSGGRWILVDVLRDSSAEQVTALCWKPDGRYLASASCNSPSFTIWDVSQGLGTPIRRGLSNISLLRWSPSGDYLLAAKFDGTFHFWETNTWTSEPWSSSNGYVSGANWDPEGRVALVSFSNSTTLGSILFSSKPPSIDAHLLPVELPEISSLIVSRGIEKLAWDASGERLALSFKDGNEMYHGLVAVYDVRRSPLVSVSLVGFIRGPGEGAKPLAFAFHNKFKQGPLLSVCWSSGWCCTYPLILRSH
- the LOC120696620 gene encoding aladin-like isoform X2, with protein sequence MSSSGMVFSPMPFQPYTLPPIRDPPAAEQPESTENVPTASVTSTISEFFKRMIFPPLNPNQLQEFDIQKISWNPHKHCLAFVSGKNQVIVHDFEDSDAKEPFILTSDQQTNVKAVEWRPNSGKMIAVACKGGICLWSASYPGDVPFMKAGVTPYSFSAFPRSSGGRWILVDVLRDSSAEQVTALCWKPDGRYLASASCNSPSFTIWDVSQGLGTPIRRGLSNISLLRWSPSGDYLLAAKFDGTFHFWETNTWTSEPWSSSNGYVSGANWDPEGRVALVSFSNSTTLGSILFSSKPPSIDAHLLPVELPEISSLIVSRGIEKLAWDASGERLALSFKDGNEMYHGLVAVYDVRRSPLVSVSLVGFIRGPGEGAKPLAFAFHNKFKQGPLLSVCWSSGWCCTYPLILRSH